DNA sequence from the Penicillium psychrofluorescens genome assembly, chromosome: 3 genome:
GTAGGCTGCTGTCGTTGGGAGGCTTGGGACTTGAGCGATGATATCCTTAAGAGTGGGATCTTTCAATTCGTGAGACGGAGAGCGTCCAGAGCACCACTGGCGAATTGCAGACATGAAAGAGGGTTTCTTGGACGAGGCAGGCATAATGCACTGTCGAAGAAGGGACGAGATAGACTGACGAAGTCCCAGCAGGACGAAGAGGTGGTTGAGATAGAAAGACAGATTGCGGCTTGGATCATGCACTGGTCGGAAGTTGAGGGAGACGCTAAGATCTTGCTTCACCCCCGTCAAGACACCCACAAAGCCCACATACGTAATGCTGGTTGCAATCACTTTCTGTGGCTCGTCCCCTCTGATGAACTCCAACTGCACGATCAGTTCTCTCAGAGGATCCATTCCCCAGTCCAGGGTGCGGAAGTGCAGCATATGCGTCTGGCCAGTCGCCTTTTTGCATCGTACACCTCCACTCGTGCAGCCCATGAGTAGATCGAGCACGACGTTGAGGCAGATTAGGAGGTAGAGATGAATACCCGTCTCGTGGCTGATGCCTTGGATTTCGGCTGTCTCCTCAGCTGTGTATAACTTGCGTAGAAAGAGACGGGCCAGGAAATGGACCAGGTTCACCGGTATCCGGGGAGAAATTCCTGTAATCAATTCATCGAACATGCCGGTCAGGGATCGCATCTTCTCACGGTAGAGACGTGAAACCTCGACATATCGTTCAGCGGGAGGTAGAGACAGGTCAATACGGTAGACA
Encoded proteins:
- a CDS encoding uncharacterized protein (ID:PFLUO_005505-T1.cds;~source:funannotate) — protein: MADPWKGTKPPVYRIDLSLPPAERYVEVSRLYREKMRSLTGMFDELITGISPRIPVNLVHFLARLFLRKLYTAEETAEIQGISHETGIHLYLLICLNVVLDLLMGCTSGGVRCKKATGQTHMLHFRTLDWGMDPLRELIVQLEFIRGDEPQKVIATSITYVGFVGVLTGVKQDLSVSLNFRPVHDPSRNLSFYLNHLFVLLGLRQSISSLLRQCIMPASSKKPSFMSAIRQWCSGRSPSHELKDPTLKDIIAQVPSLPTTAAYLIFCDGKTTVIMEKDHRDAFVRTSESFIVTTNHDQQPGSKPTEAVAEEKRQHAGLGLISADIPSMTELIEESSERLGCMQKRWDAKVQKEKSRRSWQAELEQPEQPEQPEQIEPPGSTRSSLRLRKKKKEEAGKTKRQETSEDLGVSITASEALKWLNKFPILNECTHYAALIMPSEGRIAWARWYSPEDVG